The Phycisphaeraceae bacterium genome segment CGACGACCGCGTCTTCCGCGTGGTGGGGGTGCTGCGGCCGGTGGGCCTGGCGGGCGGCTCCGGCTCGGCCCTGGTAGGGCGCGACCTCAACCGCGACGTGCATATTCCGCTCACCACCGCCGAGGCGCTCTTCGGCAACATCCTCTTCCGGCGCACGGCGGGGCAGTTCACCGGCGAGGAGATCGAACTGTCCGAGGTGTACGTGACGGCGCCGTCCACGGACGAGGTGACCAACCTGGCCTCCCGCGTGGAGCGCGTGGTGCGCGTCGAGCACCCCGACATGGCCGATGTGCAGATGATCGTGCCCTGGGAGCTCATCGAGAACGCCAAGAAGACGCAGCTGGTGTGGGACATCGTGCTGATCGCGGTGGCGGCGATCTCGCTGCTGGTGGGCGGCATCGGCATCATGAACATCATGCTGGCCTCGGTGACGGAGCGCACGCGCGAAATCGGCATCCGACGCGCGCTGGGGGCGACGCGCCGGCACATCACCGCCCAGTTCCTGGTTGAGACGGGCACGCTTTCCACGCTCGGCGGGCTGCTGGGCATCGTCCTCGGCGTGAGCGTGTCGGTGGGGCTGGAGCGCGTGCTGCCCGCGGTGCTGAAACTGCCGATCGTGGCCCGTTTCGTCAACGCCGAGTTCAAACTGGAGACGCAGGTGACCGGCTGGTCGATCATCGCGTCGTTCATCGTGGCGGCGTCGATCGGCCTGATCTTCGGGCTCTACCCCGCGATCGTGGCCAGCCGCAAGGATCCGATCGTGGCGCTGCGGCACGATTGATCCGGGGATCCGCTTCCGCATCACCGGTCGAGCCGGTACACCCGCACCTCGCCGCGTCCCCAGTCGGCCCAGCCGGGCAGTGACAGGTCCATCCCGTAGCCCAGGGATCGCAGCAGTTCGGTGCGCTCGGGAGTGAGCAGGTGCGGGTATGTCACGATCACCCAGTCGGGCGAAGTGCTTCGCAGCATGATGTTGAAGTCGTCGCGGCCGTGCGTCGTGACCTGCGTCGGCGCATCTCTGGGCAGGTTGAGCAGGTAGACGCGGATCGGCTCGTGGAAGAGATCAAGCGCCAGCACGCGGTCGCCGGGCCGATGCCGCGCCGCGACATGGTTCACCGCCTCGCGCATCGGCTGTTTCGGCGGGCGCGTGGCAAGGTCGGCGATCGAGACGCCGAGCACGATGACGACGCCCAGCCCGAGCGCCGAGGCGCGGCGTCGAGCCAGAAAGTCCAGCCCCAGCGCGATCAGCACCATCGCCGACGGCATCGCGAAGAGCATGAACCGGGCGTAGACCCACGACCCGCCGACCAGCACGACAAGAATCATGAGCGGCAGCCCCAGCCCTGCCGAGGCGGCGAGTGATCGCGCGGATCGGTCCCCCGCCGCCGCGATCATGCCCAGCCCGAGCAGGACCAGTCCCGGCAGCGCCGCCCACCACGCCCACGCGCCACCCAGCTGCAGGAGTGCGTGCAGTCCTTCCGGTCCGAACAGGGACGGCTGATCCTCGGTGGAGCGGGCGAATGCGGACTGATCGGTCATCAGGCGCAGGAAATCCGGCAGGAGCGGCGCATGAAGGGTGATCGCCCACAGTCCCGCGAGCGCGATCGCCGCGCCGCCCTGGAGCGTCACGCACCAGGACGAGCCGCCAAGTCGGCGCATGACCAGCCACGCCGCGTGCCCGAGCGGGACGAACGCCGTCACCACGTGCGACCACACGCCCATCGCGGCGAGGAGCGCGTAGAACAGCCACCATCCGGAGACGCCCACGCGCGCGGCTCGGAGCAGCGCCCACGTTGAAGCCGCGCTGAAGAAGATCATCATGCCGTATCCGCGGGCTTCGACGCCTTCGAGCACGATGACCGGCAGCACCGCCGCCAGCCCCGCGGCGAGCATCGCGGCACGGGGGCGCGCGATTTCACGGACCAGCGCCCACATCGCGGGGATGGTCGCCAGCGAAAAGAGCAAGGCGGGGAGACGGAACGCCCATTCCAGCGGCAGCGAGTCGCCGAACACCGCCAGCGACGCCCAGAGCAGCACCCCGTACGCGACATGGTTGGAGGGATCGAAGTAGTTGCCCACCACGACGCCCGGGCCGTGCTGTACATACGTGCCCCACATGGCGACTTCGTCATACCACAGGCCTTCGCCGAGCCGCGCGGCCCGCAGCACGAACCCCAGGGCGATCAGACCAGGGAGCACCCATCGTTCGCGGCGCACGGGGGGTCGCGATTCCACGGCGGGCACGCACGATCGGCTTCCTGACATGCGGCGCAGCGCGAGGAGCACGATCGGCGTCATCACCGCCGACGCGATGAGCATCACGCGCCAGAGGTTCGCGCCCTGTCGGGTCACGTCCGGAACCGGCGTTCTCGACGGATGTGCGAAGAACTCGACCCACGAGGAGCCGGGAATCAGGGCCAGTCCGAGCAGGCCGAAGGATGTCGCGCCCACCAGCGCGGCGCTGATCCAGCGGCTCGTTGCGGCGTTGTCCGGCTGCATGAGCGACAGTGTCGCGTCGTCTCGCCTCGCCGACAAGGGCGGGAACGACGACAACGCTGATTCCGTTCATCGGCGCGAGCCGGGAGCGTCACGCCGTCATCCTTCCACGCGCTTCCGCAGCGAGGTCCAGCCATCCCGGATGGTCTTCTCGGCGGCGGCCTGGATGAGCGATGAGGGCACGGCGCTCATCAGGCCCTTGCGCTCCAGCACCGCCGCCTCCCACAGGAGGCGCGACGCCCTGCCGCCCTCGTGCGGTTCAATGGTCATCTTCGCCTCGATCTCCATTCCGACGCCGATCCCGCTGGCGCTGGTGCGCATCACCGCTCGTCGGGGCGCTTCGGAGTCGGTGAGCGTGACGGTGACCTTCATGGTCCCGCGCAGGAAGGAGAAACCGGGGCGCACCACGGCGCGCACGGTGCGGTCGTCCACGACTTCCGACGACTGCACGTCGGGCATCGAGCCAGCCAGGGCCTTCAGGTCCGTGAGCGTGGTGAAGAGTTTCTCGGGCGTCGCGGCGAAGGTCTCCTCGCCGGAGAAGCGGTCGGTGGGTGGCATGGCGGGACTCGGGAGAACAGAAGTCAGGGGACGGGAGACAGAGGACGGGGATGAATCATTCGCCATCAGCCAGCGAGCCGACAGCGCTCTCATCCCAGTTCCAGCGTGTAGAACAGCATGGTGAAGATGAGGTCGGCGATAATGACCCAGACGACGGTCTGGACGACGGTGTCGGTGGTGGCGCGTCCCACGCCCGCCGCCCCGCCGGTCACTTTCAGCCCGTTGTGGCAGGCGATGCATCCCAGCAGCGTGCCGAATACGCCGGCCTTGGCCAGTCCGGTGACGAAGTCGGTGGAGGTGATGGCGTTGAGCGTATTGGTCTTGTACAGCTCGTAGGGCACGTCGAGAAACCCCACCGCCATCACCCCGCCGGCGAACACCGCCGTCACGTCGCCGAGCACGGTGAGCAGGATGAGCGAGACGGTGGTGGCGATGACGCGCGGCACGACCAGGAATCGCACCGGGTTGAGGGCGTGGGCTTCGAGCGCCTCGATCTCCTCGCCGACGACCATGGTTCCGATTTCCGCGGCGATGGACGCCCCGGCGAAGCCCGTCAGCACGATGGCCGCGATCAGCGGGCCCAGTTCACGAAACACCGCCACGCCCACGATGTTGGCGATCTTGTCGGTCTGGCCGAAGTCCGCCAGGGGCGGCTCCATCTGCAGGGCCAGGATGAAGCCGATGCAGGCGCTGACCAGCAGCACGATGCCGATCGAACGCCAGCCGACGCGCACCATCTGGGTGATGATGGCGGTGCGTCCCAACCGGATGCGCCGGCGCACCGCCGCCCGCCAGATCCACACGCTCACGTCCCACGCCAGCCACGAGACGCCGCCCACCAGCGAGAAGACCGCCAGCCACATCTCTCCCCAGCGCGCCACGATGCGGCTGGGGATCGAGAATCGCACGGGCTGGGCGTTGTTGGAAGGCATGGGGAACAGGACCAGAGGGCGGCAACCGAATCAACCGAAACCGACGACCGACAACCGAGAATCCACCACCAAACCGATCTCTCCTCTCACGCCGTCAGCGCCGCCTCGGTCGAATCCACGATCGTGAACACCATGTCCAGGCGGGCGATTTCGAAGATGGCCCGCACCTTGGGCTGGATGGCGCAGAGCACCAGTCGGCAGCCGCGCTTGCGCGCGATCTGCATGGCCTCGAGCAGGGTGGCGACGCCGGAGGAGTCCATGTACGTGACGCCGCTCAGGTCGATCACCAGCCGGCGCGGGGTGCGTCGCTGCAGTTCGGCGATCTCCGTGCGCAGGACGGGCGATGACGCCAGGTCCACGTCGCCGGTCGGCGTCAGGATGTACCCATCCGCGATCGGCTTGACTTCCACGCTCAGCCCGTCGTTGTCGCGCATCGTGCTTCCTGCCTTCCCGGTGGATCAGCGCCCGCCCCCGGCCGCGGATCGGCCCTCGATGTACTTGGTCAGCGTCAGTCGCATCCCGCCTTCCGTCCGTCGTTCGTAGACCACCGAATCCATGACCTCCCGGATGATGTGGACGCCCAGCCCACCCGGCCTGATTTCGTCGAGATCGCGCGGGCGGATGTCGGCGGGGTCCACCTGCCTCGCCACATCCTCGATCACCACGCGGATGCCCGGCGGGTGCTCCACCGGCCAGACGCTCACCCAGATGCGGCCGTCCTCACGCTTCTCGTAGCCGTGATTGATGACGTTGCAGAGCGCCTCGTCCACCGCCAGCGAGATCTGGTTGCAGTCCGACTCGCTGAATCCGAACCGCTGCGCGACGTTCTGCACCATGGCGCGAACCGCGCTGAGATAGCGCGGCTGGCTGAGCATCTCGAATCGCAGCGGGGGAGATTCGTCGGACTCACCCATTGGAGACATTCCGACCCGGGGGTGTGGAGGACTCGACCGTGCCGAAGGCGGACTCGTGCCAACGGACCCACCGAAGGACCGCCTCGCGGCGGATCGAAGGCGGATCATCGTAGCGGTACCCCAGCGTCTGACCCGTGCGGGACTCCAGGATGGACGCCGCCCGCCAGCGAACGGCGGGATCGTCGTGATCCAGTTGTTCAATGAGCCGTCGCGCAGACTGCCGCAGGCCTGGCTCCACCGCCAGCCCGGACATTGCTCCGTGACGCGCCGCTGGAAGCGGCGAGTCGGGGTCGCCCGTCACGGTCGGCGCCGTGCAGCCCTGCATCCCGGCAATGAACAGCGCGGCTCCCAAGGCGGCCAGACGTGTCCCTGCGGTCCGTGACATGCGTCGCACCCCCATCATGATCACCCGGCGCCGAACACCGGCGATACGCCCAGCCAATGCAGCCCGCGCTCCAGCACGAAGACCAGCCCCGCGTTGACGGCGATCACCAGCAGCGTCACCGGCACGGCCCGCAGCTCCCAGTCAGGCAGGCCGCGGCGCCATACTTCCATCGCGCTGAAGAAATACGCATTGAGGATTCCGCCCAGGAAGCCGACCCAGGAAAGAAACTTCCACTCCCAGCCGAACAGCACCAGAAACGGCAGCACGATCAGCGCCGGGCTGAAGGCCCAGAGCCATCGCTTCCAGCCCACGGGAGGCGGGAACAACGGTCTCGCCTGTGCCGCGTCCGGCGTGGGCTGGGTGGGGTGGGTCATGGTCACAGTCTACACGCGATGAACGTGGGTCGGGGGTCACGCCCGGTTGCGTCACCCCGCCCGACGCGCAAACGTGCTGCGCCCGATCATCACGTCCAGCGTCTGGCAGACCAGATCGACCTCACGCTCGCGCAGCGCGCTGTAGAACGGCAGCGCGATGGTGCGCGTGCTGGCGCTGACGGCGCAGGGAAAGTCCTCCGGCGAGAAGTCGAACATGCGACGATAAAACGGCAGCATGGGGATCGGCGGGAAGTAGTTGCTGGCTCCGACATCATGGCGCCGCAGGCCGGCGATGATCTCATTGCGATCGAGTTCGGTGAACTCGGTGGACAGGCGCACCACGTAGACGAACCAGTTCATCACCGTGCTTGGCTCGATGGTGGGCAGAATCAGGTCGCGGTGACCGGCCAGCCGGCGGGTGTAGGCGGCGGCGACGCGGCTGCGCTTCTCCATGATCTCGTCGAAACGCTCCATCTGGGCCACGCCCAGGGCCGCGTGAAGCTCCGACAGCCGGTAGTTGTACCCCACCCGCTCATGCACGAGCCACGAGCCCAGCCCCGGCACGGCTTCGGGATTGTCAGGCCGCCCCTGGTTGCGCAGCGAGCGGCACAGGGACGCGAGGTTGTCGTCGTCGGTCACGATGACCCCCGCCTCGCCCGCCGTCACCTGCTTGTTGGGGTAGAAACTGAACACGCCCACGCGCCCGAAGGAGCCGACGGGGCGTCCGTCGATGCGGCAGCCGAGCCCCTCGCAGCAGTCCTCCACGAGCGGAATCTCGTGACGGTTGGCCAGCGCCTCGATCTCGGGCATGTGAGCGGGGTTCCCGAACACCTCGACCGCGATGATGGCCTTGGTGCGCTCGGTGATGCGGCGTTCGATGTCCTCGGGCTTGACGTTGAGCGTGCCGGGATCGCAGTCCACGAACACCGGCGTGGCCCCGACGTGCATGATGCAGTTGGCCGAGGCCACGAAACTGAAGGCCGGCGTGATGACCTCGTCGCCCGGCCCCACGCCCAGCGCCATGAGCGCCAGTTGCAGGCCCGACGTGCCGGAGTTGACCGCCACGGCGTGGGCGCGATGGGCGCGCGAAGCGATGTGGTACTCGAACTCCGGAACGCGCGGGCCCAGACTCAGCCGTCCCGATCGAAGCGTGGCGGCGACGGCGTCGATCTCGTGGTCGGTGATGTCCGGGCGACTGAGCGGGATCGATTCCGACACGATGGGCTCCGGGGTTGAAGTGCGTGGTGGCGCGGTGTGAGAGTTCAGCGCGAAGCGCCGCCCGTCCTGGCGTCGCCCGCGCCGCCGGAGGACCGGAACAACTCCGCCATCGCGTGTTCGATGCGCTTCGCGTGCCTCAGGTAGAGCCACGCCGCCTGAACCTTGTGCGAGGGGGAGACCCGGCCCTGTCCGGAGGCGATGGCGCCCAGGTCGCGCAGTTCAGACGCGGTGAGCGATTCGCTGTGCCGGGCGATGAGAATCAGCGCCAGCGAATCCGCGCGGCCCAGGCCGATGCGCCGCAGCTTCCTGGCTCCTTCCAGGGCCTCGGGACGGTTGGAGGCGAGCAGGCCCATCAGCAGGGCCTCCTGCTGGCGGCTGTCATCCTCCGCCTCGGCCAGCAGAGCCAGCGCCCGCGGAGCATCGAGCTCGACGAGCATGGCGATGGCGCGGATGGCGATGGCCTCGCGCTCCTCGCGGCGGTGATCGCTGCGGAACATGCGCCGAACCGCGTGCTCCAGCACGCCCAGCCGCTCGGCGACCGGCAGGCGCTCGACGGCGATCATCACGATTTCGCTGCTGCGCCAGTGGTCCAGATCGATCACCTCGCGCAGCGCGGCGGCGGCCTTCTCCGGCGTGGCCAGCGCCGCCCCGGCCGCGGCGACCCGGTCGTTGAGGATCTCGCCGTCGCGGAGCAGCGCGAAGGGGTCCGCCGGAATATCCATCTCGGCGGCGGCGGCGAAAAGCAGCAGCCCGAGTCGAGACCGCTCCGTCCCGGTGCGGGCGGCGGCCAGCCGCTTCCGCCAGGCCGATACGCCGCGCTCCGCGTCGGTGCGCAGCGAACTGGCGATGGCGACCTGCTCCAGGGCGGGGTCGAGCGCCGGGCGGGCGAGGATCGCGTCCAGCCACCACTGCATCCGATCAAGCCGGTAGCGTCCGATGTCGCTCACCAGCCAGAGTTCGTCCTTCAGCCGGGCCTTGTCGTCCAGCGTCTCCAGCCGCGACAGGAAGGGCTGAATCCATTCGCGCGAATCCGTCAGTTGCACCATGAGGCACGCGGCCACGGTCTTGACGGCCTCCGTGGTCGAGGCGAGCAGGGGGCGCACCTCATCCGGGCTGACCTGCTCACGCCGGCGCACCAGGTCAGCCAGGATGGCCAGCCGGGGCGTCTCCTGCAGGTCGTTCCAGCCGAGCATCAGTCGCAGGTCGGCGGGGGTGACCAGGTTCAACCCGATGGCGAGGTTGACGGCGTAGAGACGATTGGCCTCGGAGTCGAGCTTGCTGATGAGCCACGGGTCGATGCGTCTCGCCTCGCTGAGTTCCGCCAGCCCGAGGATGCCATTGATGCGGATCACCGCGTCGTCATGCGAGGTGAGACGACTGAACAGCGGGGTGAGCGACGGGTCGCGCAAGGCGCGCAAGGCGCGGAGCAGATCGTGATGCGCCCCGCTGCGCTGCACGGTGACGGCGGAGCGAAGCTCCGAGATGGCGGATGCGGACGCGTCGGTCGCCTGCGCCCGGGCCGATGACGCCACGGCGCCGAGGATCAGCGCGATGCACGGAAGCAGAAAGATGCCCTGGGCGCCCCGAGCCATTCGCGTGGAGTGTACGCCGACTTTCACGATGCGGCGCGGCGGGGCGCGCGCCACCCTGCGCGCGCCCCGCCCGGAGAGGAAGAAGCGGGTGAGTCCTCACTCCCGCGGAAGCCGCCGGATGTCATGACGCAGCCGGTCGGCCAGCTCCCGGAGCGGCACCGGTTCGCCTCCGTCCTCCAGGTCGATGCGCTCGTTGCGCTCGATCTGGTCGCCCACGCGGCGTCCGGCGGTGAGCACGGTGGAATGATTCCGCCGTCCCAGGGCCCGTCCGATCTCGGGGAAGCTGAGCGTGGTCAGTTCGCGGGCGAGGTAGGAGATCAGCCCCCGGGCGATGACCACGCGATGGTGGCGCGTCTTGCCCAGCAGGTCGCCCCGCTCGACGCAGAGCCGGGCGCAGACCGCGTCGATGATGGTGTTGACCCGCAGGGGCCTGCCTCCGGGTGCGTCGGCCTTGAAGAGCCGCTCGATCATCACGCAGCCGACCTCGCCCTGACCCTCGCCTTCGAGCCGGCAGAGCGCGTCCAGTTTCGAGAGCACGCCCTCCATCTCGCGCACCGAGCCGACGCAGTGAGCCGCCACCTGCTCCGCGGCGGCGTCGTTGAGGCGCAGCCCGCGACGTTCCGCCAGCCGCCTGACGAGGGCCAGTCGCGTGCCGCGGTCGGGGGGCTCGATCTGGCACACCATGCCTGCGAGGAAGCGGCTGATCAGCGCCCGGCTGACGGCCTTGAGATGGCGTGGATGCTCATCCGACGCCATCGCCAGGCGGGCTCCCGAGAGGTCGATGGCGTCAAGCGTGTGCAGAAACTCGTTCTGCGTCGCGGTCTTGTTGGACAGGAAGTGAACGTCATCCACGGCCAGCAGGTCGAGCCCGCGCACCTTGCGGCGGAACTGCTCCACCGAGTTGTTCTTCACCGCCACGATGTACTCATTGGTGAACTGCTCGCAGGTGGTGTAGCGCACGGTGGCGCCGGGGAAGCGGTCGAGGTGACGCCGACACACCGCCTGCAGCAGGTGCGTCTTGCCCACGCCGCACTCCCCGTGGATGAACAGCGCGCCCAAGGTCCGCGGATCGGGCGCCTCGGCGAGTCGGGTGGCTGCGGTGAAGGCGAGTTCGTTGGTCGCGCCGACCACGAAGTCCTCGAAGCGGTGACGCAGCGGCAGGGAGAGATCGGGCCGTCGGGCGCCGGCCAAGTCGTTGCGGCGCGCCGGGCCGGGCGAGGGAACGGCGCTGGGCGCGGCCTGCCTGGCGGGCGTGTGCAGGCCGTTGCTCATGGCGTCGGGGGCTTCGTCCACGCGCACGTCCACCACGGCCTGCGCGCCCAGGGTCATTTCAGCGGCCTGCCGCAGATCCTCGGCGAAGTTGGCGCCGATCCAGTCCGCCACCCGCTGATTCTTCGCCGTCACCTCCAGCTTCTTGCCGTCGATCCGGAACCGGGTGGCGGGTCCGAACCACAGGTCATACTTTCGTTCACCAAGTCGTTTGGCCAGGTATTCCGACACCTGTTTCGCCGCCGCACTCACAGGCAACTCCTTTGCTCGTGGTTGAGGTCTGGTTCGCGTGGTCATGCGTTCTCTCGTGGCCCGCGGGCGCGGGGCAACAGTGCCCGCCCGAAGGCAGTTCGCCGGACCGTTGGGTTGGTGAGTTCGGAATCCGTCCGAGACGCCCGCCCGCGCCCCACGCGCGGTGCTCCGCGCGCCATCCGTCAGCCGACGTGTCGGGCGGGTATCGTCCACAGGACGCATGCCCCGCCCATCGGCCCGTCGAGTCGAGCGCCCGTGCGTGATGCGCGGCGACGACCGTGGATGGTCACGTCAGGTTCGGTCGGGATCGCTCATCCCTGAGCGACGAGGCAGAGAATAGTCGTCGGATCGTTTCGGACAAGGGGTGGCGGCGATGCTGGCGATCACCAACCGCGTTCAAGGCGACGGAAACCCCGCAGCCACGCGGGTTC includes the following:
- a CDS encoding ABC transporter permease; translated protein: MTFLLEIIRLGLSNLRLHKLRSLLTSLGIILGVAAVILMVSIGEGNKQAALRSIQALGASNIIVRSAKPAQSNTFASGQMSMVVKYGLSFADFRRIEHNFPDAEAIVPLKAVASEVSYSSQRDVSQVFGTTPQLIGVTNLRLEPGSRYLTDEDMASRAPVAVIGSEIAKKLFRLDEPIGAEFRIDDRVFRVVGVLRPVGLAGGSGSALVGRDLNRDVHIPLTTAEALFGNILFRRTAGQFTGEEIELSEVYVTAPSTDEVTNLASRVERVVRVEHPDMADVQMIVPWELIENAKKTQLVWDIVLIAVAAISLLVGGIGIMNIMLASVTERTREIGIRRALGATRRHITAQFLVETGTLSTLGGLLGIVLGVSVSVGLERVLPAVLKLPIVARFVNAEFKLETQVTGWSIIASFIVAASIGLIFGLYPAIVASRKDPIVALRHD
- a CDS encoding glycosyltransferase family 39 protein; this translates as MQPDNAATSRWISAALVGATSFGLLGLALIPGSSWVEFFAHPSRTPVPDVTRQGANLWRVMLIASAVMTPIVLLALRRMSGSRSCVPAVESRPPVRRERWVLPGLIALGFVLRAARLGEGLWYDEVAMWGTYVQHGPGVVVGNYFDPSNHVAYGVLLWASLAVFGDSLPLEWAFRLPALLFSLATIPAMWALVREIARPRAAMLAAGLAAVLPVIVLEGVEARGYGMMIFFSAASTWALLRAARVGVSGWWLFYALLAAMGVWSHVVTAFVPLGHAAWLVMRRLGGSSWCVTLQGGAAIALAGLWAITLHAPLLPDFLRLMTDQSAFARSTEDQPSLFGPEGLHALLQLGGAWAWWAALPGLVLLGLGMIAAAGDRSARSLAASAGLGLPLMILVVLVGGSWVYARFMLFAMPSAMVLIALGLDFLARRRASALGLGVVIVLGVSIADLATRPPKQPMREAVNHVAARHRPGDRVLALDLFHEPIRVYLLNLPRDAPTQVTTHGRDDFNIMLRSTSPDWVIVTYPHLLTPERTELLRSLGYGMDLSLPGWADWGRGEVRVYRLDR
- a CDS encoding SRPBCC family protein, which codes for MPPTDRFSGEETFAATPEKLFTTLTDLKALAGSMPDVQSSEVVDDRTVRAVVRPGFSFLRGTMKVTVTLTDSEAPRRAVMRTSASGIGVGMEIEAKMTIEPHEGGRASRLLWEAAVLERKGLMSAVPSSLIQAAAEKTIRDGWTSLRKRVEG
- a CDS encoding ABC transporter permease; protein product: MPSNNAQPVRFSIPSRIVARWGEMWLAVFSLVGGVSWLAWDVSVWIWRAAVRRRIRLGRTAIITQMVRVGWRSIGIVLLVSACIGFILALQMEPPLADFGQTDKIANIVGVAVFRELGPLIAAIVLTGFAGASIAAEIGTMVVGEEIEALEAHALNPVRFLVVPRVIATTVSLILLTVLGDVTAVFAGGVMAVGFLDVPYELYKTNTLNAITSTDFVTGLAKAGVFGTLLGCIACHNGLKVTGGAAGVGRATTDTVVQTVVWVIIADLIFTMLFYTLELG
- a CDS encoding STAS domain-containing protein, whose amino-acid sequence is MRDNDGLSVEVKPIADGYILTPTGDVDLASSPVLRTEIAELQRRTPRRLVIDLSGVTYMDSSGVATLLEAMQIARKRGCRLVLCAIQPKVRAIFEIARLDMVFTIVDSTEAALTA
- a CDS encoding ATP-binding protein, with product MGESDESPPLRFEMLSQPRYLSAVRAMVQNVAQRFGFSESDCNQISLAVDEALCNVINHGYEKREDGRIWVSVWPVEHPPGIRVVIEDVARQVDPADIRPRDLDEIRPGGLGVHIIREVMDSVVYERRTEGGMRLTLTKYIEGRSAAGGGR
- a CDS encoding DegT/DnrJ/EryC1/StrS family aminotransferase, whose translation is MSESIPLSRPDITDHEIDAVAATLRSGRLSLGPRVPEFEYHIASRAHRAHAVAVNSGTSGLQLALMALGVGPGDEVITPAFSFVASANCIMHVGATPVFVDCDPGTLNVKPEDIERRITERTKAIIAVEVFGNPAHMPEIEALANRHEIPLVEDCCEGLGCRIDGRPVGSFGRVGVFSFYPNKQVTAGEAGVIVTDDDNLASLCRSLRNQGRPDNPEAVPGLGSWLVHERVGYNYRLSELHAALGVAQMERFDEIMEKRSRVAAAYTRRLAGHRDLILPTIEPSTVMNWFVYVVRLSTEFTELDRNEIIAGLRRHDVGASNYFPPIPMLPFYRRMFDFSPEDFPCAVSASTRTIALPFYSALREREVDLVCQTLDVMIGRSTFARRAG
- a CDS encoding ATP-binding protein, with the translated sequence MTTRTRPQPRAKELPVSAAAKQVSEYLAKRLGERKYDLWFGPATRFRIDGKKLEVTAKNQRVADWIGANFAEDLRQAAEMTLGAQAVVDVRVDEAPDAMSNGLHTPARQAAPSAVPSPGPARRNDLAGARRPDLSLPLRHRFEDFVVGATNELAFTAATRLAEAPDPRTLGALFIHGECGVGKTHLLQAVCRRHLDRFPGATVRYTTCEQFTNEYIVAVKNNSVEQFRRKVRGLDLLAVDDVHFLSNKTATQNEFLHTLDAIDLSGARLAMASDEHPRHLKAVSRALISRFLAGMVCQIEPPDRGTRLALVRRLAERRGLRLNDAAAEQVAAHCVGSVREMEGVLSKLDALCRLEGEGQGEVGCVMIERLFKADAPGGRPLRVNTIIDAVCARLCVERGDLLGKTRHHRVVIARGLISYLARELTTLSFPEIGRALGRRNHSTVLTAGRRVGDQIERNERIDLEDGGEPVPLRELADRLRHDIRRLPRE